The following is a genomic window from Streptomyces sp. BHT-5-2.
TCGTGGACAGCCCCGGCAAGTCAGTGGTGATCACCGCCGCGCACTGCATTCACACCGGCAAGGGCGGCGGCTACCAGACGGATCTGGCCTTCGTCCCCGGCTACCGTGACGGCCAGACACCCAACGGCACCTGGCCGATCACGAAGATGGTCGTGGACGACCACTGGGCGCAGTCCTCCGACCCCGGATACGACGTGGGGTTCGTCATCGTCGGCAAACTCGACGGCAAGCGGATCGCCGACGTACTGGGCGCCAACACCTTCGGCTACGACGTCGGTTACGACAACAACGTGCGGATCACCGGCTATCCGGCCAGCGGCCAGGACCCCATCTCATGCGAGAACAAGGCCACGAAGTTCCGAACGGGCCAGATGAAGGTGGACTGCACCGGCTACAGCGGCGGGACCAGCGGCAGCCCCTGGCTTACCCACTTCAACCGCACCACCCGTACCGGCGAGGTCATCGGTGTCATCGGCGGCTACCAGACCGGCGGCGACACCGACGACACCTCCTACAGCCCGTACTTCAACGACGCCATCAAGTCCCTCTACGACAAGGCCGTCAACGAGGAGAGCCAGGCAGCCGGCCACCCCTCGAACACACCGCAGCCTTGAGACATTCGCTTGAGACACGCCCAGGCCGCCCCTCTTGGCGCCCCTGGGGCGGGCCACCGCGGGCGCGCGGATTGTCAGGCGCTTGTCGCATGTCCTCACGGGCGCAGTCGGCACCAAGTGGCCGCTCCGGTCGCAGCTCGAAGACATAAGAGTTTCCTGTGAAGGTGAAACCACCCCGCAACTTCCCCTGCTCCCAGGGAGTTTGAGCAGGCTGAGAGGTGCCGCTCCAGGCACCCGTAAGGCCCTAAGGACAACATCATGAAGCGTGTCTATCGCCTCGCCGTCGCAGCCGCCCTCAGCACCGCGGCCATCACCGGAAGCACGGCGGCCGCCGTCGCCGCCCCGGCGCCCGGTGCCCTCGCGGCAGTCGCTCACCACCCGCTCCACAAGGTCGCCAAGCGTGCCCACGTCTCGGCGACCGCGGCGGCGAACAAGCACACCATCCGGGTGGGTCAGGAGCTCCGCATCACCGGCAAGGTGACCGGCGTCCGTCCGGGCTCGAAGGTCCGCCTCCAGCAGCAGGACCACCGCCGGTGGGTCAACCTGCCGGTCACCGCCACCACCCAGAAGCACGGCGAGTACCTGCTGCGCTTCAAGCCGACGCACAAGGGCCGCACCGTCTACCGCGTCGCCGCCGACCACGCCGTCTCCTCCGACGTGGTCGTCACCGTGCGCTGACCTGATCGCACACCCACAGCGCAACGGCCCGGAGGAGAGGCGCCCTCCTCCGGGCCACGCTCGTTCACGGCGAAGAAATCCCGCTCCGCCTCCGCCGGCAACGCCCCACGGACGTCGACCAATCCGAGGTTCTACGTGAAGTCGGCATTCCGCTTCAGGCCGTGGCGTGTGCGGTGAGTGAAGGGAGTGGCGTTTCGTGCTTCACGTCACACCCGAGCGTGCAGTCTGGCGCATGGCGGGGCTCGTTCAAGGGTCCCCGCTCGCGGTGCGCCATGCATTGCGACTCAACTGAGAAGAAGGACGCCCGTCACCATGAGCAACACCTCCGGCATTGAGACCCGCGAGATAGCCGATGACGACCTCGACAACGTCGCCGGTGGTCTGTCCGTCAGCGGCACCCTGGACGGTCTGACCGCCAAGTTCGCGCCCGGTCCCAATGGCGTGCCCGTCCTCACCGGCGGCTCCATCAAGTCCCTCAGCGTGACTGTCTCGGACATCCCCTTGGGCCCGATCGGCGGCTGAGACCCTCGCTCGCTCCCTGCGTCCGCGGGTCGGCTCCTACGTGACCTGCGGCTTCGGGACAACCTTCGCTGTTCATGAGCTGAGGTAGGGGCATCGGCGGGTGTCTCCGCCGAGGCGGCGCCAGTCCGGCCGGACTGGCGCCTTTCCGCTTTCCCGGGCCCCGCCCCCGCCCAGGCCAGCGGCAGCGCGAACGACAACACCTCACCCTGGATCCACAGGATGCCGTCGAGCACGACGAACGCCACGTACGGCTTGTCCGTCAGCGCGATCCAACGCCCCTCCTCGCGGGGGACGCGAGGGGTTCGAGCTTGGGCAGCGTGACCAGTACGGCGGCGCTGCCGAGGAACGTCAGCGCGTTGCGAGGTCGGTCGCGGTCACTGCCAGGACGAACGCCCAGAACGAGTGGGCGAACAGCAGCGATGTCATGGAAAGAGCCTGGATCAGCAGCGTGACCAGAAAGATGTCCCGCGGACCGCGGCGGTCGGCGAGGCGCCCTACCGGGATACCGGCGATCAGTCCGACCACCGCCGCAATGCTGAGACCGAGGCCGACCTGCCCGATGGACAGGTGGATCTCCCGAAGGGCGTACAGCGGCACGGTCGCCAGGAAGGCCGCGGTGCCAAGCTGATTGACGAAACCGGCCAGCGCCAGCTTCCGCTGGGGCCCGGACTCCAGCAGCAGCCCTCTCCTCACCGACCAGGACCAGTTGGCGTCGCCGTTTTCCCCGGAGATGGTGGCGGTTGACGCGGTGGGGGCGTGACTCACCTGTACTCCGATACCTGTCGATCGTGCCGTGCCGAAATCGGGGTGCGCAGGAAGCGAAGGGTGGAGCAT
Proteins encoded in this region:
- a CDS encoding MFS transporter, producing MSHAPTASTATISGENGDANWSWSVRRGLLLESGPQRKLALAGFVNQLGTAAFLATVPLYALREIHLSIGQVGLGLSIAAVVGLIAGIPVGRLADRRGPRDIFLVTLLIQALSMTSLLFAHSFWAFVLAVTATDLATR
- a CDS encoding serine protease, encoding MRHRSAVTVTVLAGLAALSGCATDDVPAMGTLVSTRPSSSPPAGAAGSPNIWSAQRMRSARPFRHEPGVSHTPPPTTSNARVGALFSHGGSGDHFCTGSVVDSPGKSVVITAAHCIHTGKGGGYQTDLAFVPGYRDGQTPNGTWPITKMVVDDHWAQSSDPGYDVGFVIVGKLDGKRIADVLGANTFGYDVGYDNNVRITGYPASGQDPISCENKATKFRTGQMKVDCTGYSGGTSGSPWLTHFNRTTRTGEVIGVIGGYQTGGDTDDTSYSPYFNDAIKSLYDKAVNEESQAAGHPSNTPQP